In one window of Nicotiana tabacum cultivar K326 chromosome 12, ASM71507v2, whole genome shotgun sequence DNA:
- the LOC107824220 gene encoding SWI/SNF complex subunit SWI3B: MAETGDSKSPAANPNPETTSPPPPPPPTLQQPQTSSQPQLQPPPQTPSQPLPPPQQPQSELLPPKRPQQLESSPNPTTDSKDVTPATLSSRLTEPDYIYIPSHSRWFSWNSIHESEVRFLPEFFDGRSPSKNPRTYKYYRNSIIRRFRDNPTKKITFTEARKTIIGDVGSIRRVFDFLETWGLINYTANSSKSLLKWEEKESKSTSSASAAPQNADANGTTPTDFTAPKKRLCSACKSACSIACFVSDKYDLTLCARCYVRGNFRVGMNTSDFRRVEISEEVKTDWTDKETLHLLEALMHYGDDWKKVAEHVGGRSAKECVARFVKLPFGEQFMGPPVSAEVDNEPGSETMLLPSKRMRLTPLADASNPIMAQAAFLSALAGKEVAELAAHAAVTALSENSEGIMKGSLASLPGVLEKQETDGTSNGHANDTVERALVEARSQLEEEAQDIERAVSEVAIETREIEDKIARFEEHDLQMEKEWQQLMQLKNLIFFDQLTLLLNKVGATKAGEAIGEEVMNVKAE; this comes from the exons ATGGCGGAAACCGGCGACAGCAAGTCACCGGCAGCTAATCCCAACCCTGAAACTACCTCTCCGCCACCGCCACCGCCACCTACACTTCAACAGCCGCAGACATCGTCACAGCCTCAGCTGCAACCACCGCCACAAACGCCGTCACAGCCACTGCCACCACCACAGCAACCTCAATCTGAACTTTTGCCCCCAAAGCGTCCCCAACAACTGGAATCCTCCCCAAACCCAACCACCGATTCCAAAGACGTGACTCCCGCTACCCTCTCTTCCCGCCTTACTGAGCCTGATTATATTTACATCCCCAGTCACTCCC GTTGGTTTTCGTGGAATAGCATACATGAAAGTGAGGTTCGATTTCTTCCTGAATTCTTCGACGGAAGATCACCTTCTAAGAACCCTAGGACTTATAAATACTATAGGAATTCCATTATTCGTAGATTCAGAGACAATCCCACTAAAAAAATAACCTTTACTGAGGCTCGCAAGACCATTATTGGTGATGTGGGTTCCATTCGTAGGGTTTTCGATTTCCTGGAGACATGGGGCTTGATTAATTACACTGCTAACTCTTCCAAATCGCTGCTCAAGTGGGAAGAAAAAGAGTCTAAGTCTACTTCTTCTGCTTCCGCGGCTCCGCAAAATGCTGATGCTAATGGAACTACTCCCACTGATTTTACTGCCCCCAAGAAGAGACTTTGCAGTGCCTGCAAATCAGCTTGCAGCATTGCCTGTTTTGTTTCTGATAAG TATGATTTGACTCTTTGTGCAAGATGCTACGTTCGTGGTAATTTCAGAGTCGGCATGAATACTTCAGATTTTCGGCGCGTTGAAATTAGTGAAGAAGTTAAGACAGATTGGACCGACAAAGAGACTTTGCACCTTTTAGAAGCTCTTATGCATTATGGCGATGATTGGAAGAAGGTTGCCGAGCATGTTGGTGGCAGAAGTGCGAAAGAATGTGTGGCTCGATTTGTGAAGCTTCCTTTTGGTGAGCAGTTTATGGGCCCTCCGGTGTCTGCAGAAGTGGATAATGAACCTGGGTCTGAAACTATGCTTCTTCCATCCAAGAGAATGCGCCTCACACCCCTTGCTGATGCTAGCAACCCAATTATGGCTCAG GCTGCTTTCCTTTCTGCTCTAGCGGGAAAAGAGGTTGCAGAATTAGCAGCACATGCCGCTGTTACGGCTTTGTCTGAGAACAGTGAGGGAATAATGAAAGGGAGTCTAGCATCTCTACCTGGTGTCTTGGAGAAGCAAG AAACGGACGGAACTTCCAATGGGCATGCCAATGATACAGTTGAAAGAGCTCTTGTTGAAGCACGGTCTCAGCTTGAGGAGGAGGCACAGGACATAGAGAGAGCTGTCTCCGAGGTTGCTATCGAG ACCAGGGAGATTGAGGACAAAATTGCTCGTTTTGAGGAACATGATTTACAGATGGAAAAGGAGTGGCAACAGCTGATGCAGCTTAAGAATCTAATCTTCTTCGATCAACTTACTTTGCTGCTAAATAAAGTTGGTGCTACAAAAGCTGGAGAAGCCATTGGGGAGGAGGTGATGAATGTTAAGGCAGAATGA
- the LOC107826325 gene encoding protection of telomeres protein 1a-like yields the protein MSQRGDDYTSIVEAMTLINQKVNLMGVVLETSFPRKTKGTDYFCLVKIIDQSYQSRGLSVNIFTETIEKLPLVFNAGDIILLFNVRMKVHNSVVHAVFNKNFSLFALFDGKYSTTFLPYQCYLTYLHRERDEKLILGLRKWLVDHSIGTALIDFQSLKDIREGDGFNLVCKILRVVREDEWILLVWDGTDTPPVAINARLEDELETPLPLESVAVRLPRDIFCKLPPFGTVLRLTLNCGNEKLGMNVLRTNRWVKFDNLRCQLLDSLWHAAHLPTTRFCYLRDEDHIVSQRMREYDKRIKSKWGWMPLSVLPWPTHVTVTDHSEVPFVSLMRALVHPKVVGKFHCVVRVVASFPWLVEDYRSPTGVYRIRLTLEDPTARLHAYLYAEDAEQFFGGYPSLDVLKRMRNLLLGICESDGDSETSTSNQEGLF from the exons atgtcGCAGCGAGGCGATGATTATACCTCAATAGTTGAAGCCATGACTTTGATCAATCAGAAAGTGAATCTCATGGGCGTCGTCCTCGAAACTAGCTTTCCAAGGAAGACCAAGGGCACTG ATTACTTCTGTTTGGTTAAAATCATTGATCAGTCATACCAAAGTCGTGggctttctgttaatattttcaCTGAGACGATAGAGAAACTGCCTCTGGTATTCAATGCTGGTGATATTATTCTGCTTTTTAATGTTAGG ATGAAAGTTCATAATTCCGTGGTTCATGCTGTGTTCAATAAAAATTTCTCTTTGTTTGCTTTGTTTGATGGAAAATATAGTACAACCTTCCTTCCCTATCAATGTTATTTGACTTATCTTCATAGGGAGCGAGATGAGAAACTTATACTCGGTTTAAGGAAGTGGTTGGTTGATCACTCTATTGGAACAG CCTTAATAGATTTTCAATCTTTGAAAGATATCAGGGAAGGAGACGGCTTCAATTTGGTTTGCAAG ATTCTTCGTGTAGTTAGAGAAGATGAGTGGATCCTTCTTGTGTGGGATGGAACTGACACTCCACCAGTTGCTATTAATGCAAG GTTAGAGGATGAACTGGAAACCCCACTTCCTTTAGAGTCTGTGGCAGTTCGTCTGCCGAGAGACATATTCTGCAAATTGCCACCTTTTGGGACTGTGCTGAGGCTAACTCTGAATTGTGGCAATGAGAAACTTGGAATGAACGTGCTCAGGACCAATAGATGGGTGAAATTTGATAACCTAAGATGTCAACTTCTTGACTCACTGTGGCATGCTGCCCACTTGCCGACTACTAGGTTTTGCTATTTGCGCGATGAAGATCACATTGTTTCACAGCGCATGAG GGAGTATGATAAGCGTATCAAATCTAAATGGGGATGGATGCCTCTTTCAGTCTTACCTTGGCCAACTCATGTGACAG TGACCGACCATTCCGAAGTGCCTTTTGTCTCCTTGATGAGAGCTCTTGTGCATCCCAAG GTGGTAGGTAAATTCCACTGTGTCGTTCGAGTTGTGGCATCATTCCCTTGGTTAGTTGAGGATTATCGCTCCCCTACTGGCGTTTATAGGATCAGGCTAACCCTAGAAGATCCTACTGCCAGACTACACGCCTATCTATATGCTGAGGATGCG GAACAGTTCTTTGGTGGCTACCCTTCTCTCGATGTGCTAAAAAGAATGCGGAATTTGTTGCTTGGAATTTGTGAAAGTGATGGTGACAGTgaaacctccacttccaaccaagaggggttgttctga
- the LOC107819068 gene encoding AT-hook motif nuclear-localized protein 10-like: MENTFKTSASQTSGEMNTEQLTAAGAGVNPATVPPAVAQNTHLSFVSPVSRPYPSAEGATGTGAQVSQNTQLSFASPPSRPYPSAEGATVTGAQVAQNTHLSFASPPPRPCPSAEVATGTGVALSNVNVNSSERMTKKRGRPRKNGPHGSIAFGPMAAASASAAVTPPQGPVSSAAAQPVSEGGPSKKPRGRPPGSCRKQRRRTFGSAGSGITLTPHVITVEKGEDIAGKIVSFTRQAPRAVSIMSSHGAVSKLTLVRAATTDETVTHEGQFDIVSLSGSFRESIIGDEDSWTGAINIAVAGDGLVLGGSVIGDLTAASKVEIILGTFVDESERANSPPAHGTFGESSGRQDSPLNHGDSNNANMQGISNMP, encoded by the exons ATGGAAAACACATTCAAAACGTCAGCATCTCAGACTAGCGGAGAAATGAACACTGAGCAGCTCACCGCCGCTGGCGCTGGCGTCAATCCGGCGACTGTTCCTCCTGCGGTTGCTCAGAACACTCACTTGTCCTTCGTTTCGCCGGTGTCCCGTCCGTATCCGTCGGCGGAGGGCGCTACCGGTACCGGTGCTCAGGTTTCTCAGAACACGCAGTTGTCATTCGCTTCGCCGCCGTCCCGTCCGTACCCGTCGGCAGAGGGCGCTACCGTTACCGGTGCTCAGGTTGCTCAGAACACGCACTTGTCCTTCGCTTCGCCACCGCCCCGTCCGTGTCCGTCGGCGGAGGTCGCTACTGGTACCGGTGTTGCGCTGTCAAACGTGAACGTGAATTCATCTGAACGGATGACAAAGAAGAGAGGCAGGCCAAGGAAGAACGGCCCACATGGGTCTATTGCGTTTGGTCCGATGGCAGCTGCTTCGGCATCCGCCGCCGTAACTCCGCCGCAAGGACCGGTTTCTTCTGCGGCTGCGCAGCCTGTATCTGAAGGGGGACCGTCGAAGAAACCCAGAGGCAGACCCCCTGGCTCTTGCAGGAAGCAGCGACGTCGAACTTTTG GATCGGCAGGTTCTGGCATTACACTTACACCTCATGTTATCACTGTGGAAAAAGGAGAG GACATAGCAGGAAAAATAGTTTCATTTACTCGGCAAGCTCCAAGGGCTGTTAGTATCATGTCTTCCCATGGTGCTGTATCCAAATTGACGCTTGTACGAGCTGCCACGACTGATGAAACTGTGACACATGAG GGACAGTTCGATATAGTGTCTCTATCTGGTTCCTTCAGGGAATCCATAATTGGCGATGAGGATAGCTGGACGGGTGCAATAAACATAGCTGTAGCTGGAGATGGATTGGTGTTAGGTGGTAGTGTGATCGGTGATCTGACGGCTGCATCAAAAGTCGAG ATTATTCTTGGCACTTTTGTTGATGAATCGGAAAGAGCCAATAGCCCACCAGCGCATGGGACTTTTGGCGAGTCGTCTGGGCGTCAAGACAGTCCCCTCAATCATGGAGATTCCAACAATGCGAACATGCAAGGCATCTCAAACATGCCATAG